The following proteins are encoded in a genomic region of Diabrotica virgifera virgifera chromosome 1, PGI_DIABVI_V3a:
- the LOC114331012 gene encoding choline O-acetyltransferase: MVNIKFLGEEKLPKLPVPPLENTLRKYEKTLQPLLSDQEKERIHKIIEEFGKPGGHGSKLQLYLENRREKLDNWAYEYWMNDMYLNYREPIAINSNPGMVFPPRKFTTILDVARFAARLIDAALDHKEILNRKALPIEKATSREAGQPLCMAQFYRILGASRLPGKKRDSQYVCPVPKDGEQTSEHIIVICRSQLYCVPIQAGDRGRLNEDEICSQLLYILDDAPCLSNPPPIGLLTGWKRSLWAEAREDLMKEERNTRNLDLITKALVVVCLDEGLPNNFNCRLQRGGKGHIAAGRDETNLAHQMLHGGGSTHNSANRWFDKTIQLVISGDGACGLCYEHSNAEGIAVIQLAEKLWKHADSFTIPSEVPASSSSHLPPPERLEWLLEATDHKRIEEAGLYLDNLVKDLDFQVFRYNGYGKEFMKSCKVSPDVYIQLALQLTYYRLYGKLTATYESASVRRFRLGRVDCIRSASPEALAWVKAMSQPKEDDTSNKKVTFHLVSDDKKILLWNEAVAAQTTEMVENILGQGIDLHILGLREAAKETAPTAASPLPKLFTDASYRLVNKFLLSTSQVATSTNSFMGYGPVESDGYGASYNPKTDCIIFCLSAFWSSEVTSTSKYAQSLEESLNIMQSLLTRPST; encoded by the exons GAAAAACTACCAAAGTTACCCGTTCCACCACTTGAAAATACTCTACGGAAATATGAGAAAACTCTGCAACCACTACTCAGTGATCAAGAAAAAGAACGAATACACAAAATAATAGAAGAGTTTGGCAAACCAGGAGGCCATGGCTCCAAACTTCAGCTATATCTGGAAAACAGAAGGGAAAAGTTAGATAATTGG GCATACGAATATTGGATGAACGATATGTACCTAAACTACCGGGAACCTATCGCTATCAACTCCAATCCAGGCATGGTTTTCCCTCCTAGAAAATTCACAACCATCCTAGATGTAGCTCGGTTCGCAGCCAGACTCATAGACGCTGCTCTGGACCACAAAGAAATTCTTAATCGCAAAGCTTTACCCATAGAGAAAGCTACGTCGAGAGAAGCGGGTCAGCCTCTATGTATGGCGCAGTTCTATAGGATACTGGGAGCTTCCAGATTGCCCGGAAAAAAGCGCGACTCTCAATACGTATGTCCTGTTCCTAAGGATGGGGAGCAGACATCTGAACATATCATTGTTATTTGCAGAAGTCAATTATACTGTGTTCCTATACAAGCAG GTGATAGAGGAAGACTGAACGAAGACGAAATATGTTCCCAATTGTTATACATACTGGATGATGCTCCTTGTTTGTCCAATCCGCCACCCATAGGTCTGTTAACAGGCTGGAAAAGATCACTATGGGCCGAAGCTAGGGAAGACTTAATGAAGGAGGAAAGAAATACAAGAAATCTGGATCTTATAACCAAAGCTTTAGTAGTTGTATGCCTTGATGAGGGCTTGCCTAACAATTTCAACTGCAGGCTTCAAAGAG GTGGTAAAGGTCATATAGCTGCAGGTCGTGACGAAACCAACTTAGCTCACCAAATGCTTCACGGAGGAGGCAGTACCCACAATTCAGCAAACAGATGGTTTGACAAAACTATTCAACTGGTCATCTCCGGAGATGGAGCATGCGGTCTTTGCTATGAGCATTCCAATGCAGAAGGAATCGCAGTTATCCAGTTGGCAGAAAAGCTTTGGAAGCATGCTGATTCATTCACAATCCCATCAGAG GTACCTGCATCTTCGTCGAGTCACCTTCCTCCACCAGAGCGCTTAGAATGGCTACTGGAAGCTACCGACCACAAGAGAATAGAAGAAGCCGGACTGTACCTAGATAATTTAGTAAAAGACTTAGATTTCCAGGTTTTTAGATACAACGGCTATGGAAAAGAGTTTATGAAGTCTTGCAAAGTTAGTCCAGATGTATATATTCAATTGGCTCTGCAATTAACTTACTATAGATTGTATGGTAAGCTTACAGCAACCTATGAAAGTGCTTCAGTCAGAAGATTTAGGTTGGGAAGAGTGGACTGTATAAGATCAGCTAGTCCAGAGGCTTTGGCTTGGGTAAAAGCCATGTCGCAACCAAAAGAAGACGACACAAGCAACAAGAAGGTAACATTCCATCTAGTTAGTGACGACAAAAAGATTCTACTATGGAACGAAGCTGTAGCAGCACAAACTACAGAGATGGTTGAAAACATTCTCGGCCAAGGTATAGACTTACACATCTTAGGTTTAAGAGAAGCAGCCAAAGAAACCGCGCCAACAGCTGCATCTCCACTGCCAAAACTCTTTACAGACGCATCGTATAGATTAGTCAACAAATTTTTACTGTCCACCAGTCAAGTAGCCACTAGTACTAACAGCTTCATGGGCTATGGTCCAGTGGAGTCAGATGGATACGGAGCTTCTTACAACCCTAAGACAGACTGTATCATCTTTTGCTTGTCGGCTTTTTGGTCCTCTGAGGTTACTAGTACTAGCAAGTACGCACAGTCTTTAGAAGAAAGCTTGAATATAATGCAAAGCTTACTGACTCGGCCTAGTACGTGA